The Collimonas fungivorans Ter331 genome has a segment encoding these proteins:
- a CDS encoding MBL fold metallo-hydrolase yields MFTRTLFRSLLATAAGLMIAGSAAAAPQPLKLEVFNPGANGMFPVSSELITGSTDAIVIDAQFDRANAGQLLKKIQDSGKKLTTIYISHGDPDYYFGLEVLKEAYPDAKIVAPAPVIAHIKATMQDKLAFWGPKLGTNAPTQLIVPEPLQGNTLTLEGRKLEVIGLDGASPDRTFVWIPSLKAVVGGVLVVGNEHVWTADTQTLASRQQWIKMLDKISSLHPKIVVPGHFSAGAPQTIESVRFTKDYLKTYEAETVKAKDSAALIDAMKKHYPNLGGVSSLELGAKVSKGEMKW; encoded by the coding sequence ATGTTTACACGCACCTTGTTCCGTTCGCTGCTGGCAACTGCCGCAGGCCTGATGATCGCCGGTTCGGCAGCCGCGGCGCCGCAACCCTTGAAGCTGGAAGTCTTCAATCCGGGCGCCAACGGCATGTTCCCGGTATCTTCCGAACTGATTACCGGCAGCACCGACGCCATCGTCATCGATGCCCAGTTCGACCGCGCCAACGCCGGCCAGCTGCTCAAAAAGATCCAGGACAGCGGCAAGAAGCTGACCACCATCTACATCAGCCATGGCGATCCTGACTATTACTTTGGCCTGGAAGTGCTGAAGGAAGCCTATCCGGACGCCAAGATAGTGGCGCCGGCGCCGGTGATCGCCCACATCAAGGCCACCATGCAGGACAAGCTGGCGTTCTGGGGCCCCAAGCTGGGCACCAACGCGCCCACGCAACTGATCGTGCCGGAACCGCTGCAAGGCAACACGCTGACCCTGGAAGGCCGCAAGCTGGAAGTGATCGGCCTTGACGGCGCCAGTCCGGACCGCACGTTTGTCTGGATTCCATCGTTGAAGGCAGTGGTTGGCGGCGTGCTGGTGGTCGGCAATGAACATGTATGGACCGCCGATACCCAGACCCTGGCTTCGCGCCAGCAATGGATCAAGATGCTCGACAAGATTTCGTCCTTGCATCCGAAGATCGTGGTGCCAGGCCATTTCAGCGCCGGCGCACCGCAAACCATCGAATCGGTACGGTTCACCAAGGACTATCTGAAGACCTATGAAGCGGAAACCGTCAAGGCCAAGGATTCCGCCGCCTTGATTGATGCGATGAAAAAGCATTACCCGAACCTGGGCGGCGTATCGTCGCTGGAACTGGGCGCCAAGGTCAGCAAAGGTGAAATGAAATGGTAA
- a CDS encoding LysR family transcriptional regulator has translation MDRLVAMQVFVEVADRGSLTAAADKLDMSRAMVSRYLAELEEWVGARLFHRTTRKLSLTSAGSDTLPRCRQMLDMAGEIQASAATPQHTPRGTLRLTCSMSLGQAYLAPLLARFLKRYPGTAIDMLLVDRAVNLVEERVDLAIRITNALDPNLIARKLAVCRSVVCASPAYLDEHGTPKTAEDLALHNCLTYSYFGKSLWEFEKDGAPVTVPVGGNMSANESSVLLEAAVAGAGISLQPVYAATGLLRSGKLRALLGEYQPREMSIYGVYASRRQMPAILRAMLDFLVEEFSADTDWATPVA, from the coding sequence ATGGACAGACTGGTTGCAATGCAGGTATTCGTCGAGGTCGCGGACCGCGGCAGCCTGACCGCCGCCGCCGACAAGCTCGACATGTCACGCGCCATGGTGTCGCGCTACCTGGCCGAACTCGAGGAATGGGTAGGCGCCCGTCTGTTCCATCGCACCACACGCAAGCTGAGCCTGACCTCAGCCGGCAGCGACACCCTGCCGCGTTGCCGCCAGATGCTGGACATGGCCGGCGAGATCCAGGCTTCCGCCGCCACGCCCCAGCATACTCCGCGCGGCACGCTGCGCCTGACTTGCAGCATGTCGCTCGGCCAGGCTTACCTGGCGCCGCTGCTGGCGCGTTTCCTGAAACGCTATCCGGGCACCGCGATCGACATGCTGCTGGTTGACCGCGCAGTCAACCTGGTCGAAGAACGAGTGGACCTGGCGATCCGCATCACCAACGCGCTTGACCCCAACCTGATTGCGCGCAAGTTGGCGGTGTGCCGCTCGGTGGTGTGCGCCTCGCCAGCCTACCTTGACGAACACGGCACGCCAAAAACCGCGGAGGACCTGGCGCTGCACAACTGCCTGACCTACTCCTATTTCGGCAAGAGCTTGTGGGAATTCGAGAAAGACGGCGCGCCGGTGACAGTGCCGGTGGGCGGCAACATGAGCGCCAACGAATCGTCGGTATTGCTGGAAGCGGCTGTCGCCGGCGCCGGCATCAGCTTGCAGCCGGTGTATGCGGCCACAGGATTGCTGCGTAGTGGTAAACTACGCGCGCTGCTTGGAGAATACCAACCGCGCGAAATGAGCATTTACGGCGTGTACGCATCGCGCCGCCAAATGCCTGCCATCCTGCGCGCCATGCTCGATTTCCTGGTCGAGGAATTCAGCGCAGACACAGACTGGGCGACACCAGTCGCTTAA
- a CDS encoding MFS transporter produces the protein MQKISTLTRNTLMFPLALVLFEFSVYIANDMIQPGMLTVTREFGASAAWMASAMTAFLVGGAVFQWLFGPLSDRIGRRPVMLGGTVFFILSCLATLFSQSIESFIVLRVLQGVGLCFISSVGYAVVQEAFEEKAAIRVTALMANVALIAPLIGPVAGAFMIEILPWRMVFVFIAAIATISLVGLWRHMPETVKQRKEKLPLVQIWHDYRAVVGNRHFLKAAMCMPLLAIPLIGWIAMSPEILVADGHLSVIEYGYWQIPVFGCLIAGNLVLARQVDRWRLGSSIKIALYPIALGVLIMLFGAAFLDTPYFLVAAISVIAFGEGLSAAVMIRFTLTESAVSKATVAATMGMINMTLYGVGIELYKVFYQYAGMMGFALFSLAVIALYWYLSRSVVARAMLARVTGHEEKDGPLI, from the coding sequence ATGCAAAAAATCTCGACGCTTACCCGTAATACCTTGATGTTCCCGCTGGCTCTGGTGCTGTTCGAGTTTTCGGTCTACATCGCCAACGACATGATCCAGCCGGGCATGCTGACGGTGACCCGCGAATTCGGCGCCAGCGCAGCCTGGATGGCGTCCGCCATGACTGCCTTCCTGGTCGGCGGCGCCGTGTTCCAATGGCTGTTCGGGCCGCTCTCGGACCGCATTGGCCGCCGCCCCGTCATGCTGGGCGGCACCGTCTTTTTCATCCTGTCCTGCCTGGCGACGCTGTTCTCGCAAAGCATTGAGAGCTTCATCGTCCTGCGCGTGCTGCAAGGCGTGGGCCTGTGTTTCATTTCTTCGGTCGGCTACGCCGTGGTGCAGGAAGCATTTGAAGAAAAGGCCGCGATACGCGTTACCGCGCTGATGGCCAATGTCGCCTTGATTGCGCCGCTGATCGGCCCCGTGGCGGGCGCTTTCATGATTGAAATCCTGCCTTGGCGCATGGTGTTTGTATTCATCGCCGCCATTGCCACCATATCCCTGGTCGGCCTGTGGCGGCACATGCCGGAAACCGTCAAGCAGCGCAAAGAGAAACTGCCGCTGGTGCAGATCTGGCACGACTACCGCGCGGTGGTCGGCAACCGTCATTTCCTGAAGGCGGCAATGTGCATGCCCTTGCTGGCGATTCCGCTGATCGGCTGGATCGCCATGTCGCCGGAGATCCTGGTGGCCGACGGCCACCTGAGCGTGATCGAATACGGTTACTGGCAGATCCCGGTGTTCGGCTGCCTGATCGCCGGCAACCTGGTGCTGGCGCGCCAGGTCGACCGCTGGCGCCTGGGCAGTTCGATCAAGATCGCGCTGTATCCGATTGCCCTGGGCGTGCTGATCATGCTGTTCGGCGCGGCTTTCCTCGACACGCCTTACTTCCTGGTGGCGGCGATCAGCGTGATTGCTTTTGGCGAAGGCTTGTCGGCGGCAGTCATGATCCGTTTCACGCTGACCGAAAGCGCAGTCTCGAAGGCCACCGTGGCGGCCACCATGGGCATGATCAACATGACCTTGTACGGCGTCGGCATCGAACTGTACAAGGTGTTTTACCAATATGCGGGCATGATGGGTTTTGCGCTGTTCTCGCTGGCGGTGATTGCGTTGTACTGGTACCTGTCGCGCAGTGTGGTGGCGCGCGCCATGCTGGCCCGGGTGACCGGGCATGAAGAGAAAGACGGGCCGCTGATCTGA
- the folE gene encoding GTP cyclohydrolase I FolE — protein sequence MSSKDPVPAASALSERPSRAEAESAIRTLLRWAGDDPDREGLLDTPARVARAYEEFFAGYSKDPVEILSTTFSEVEGYDEMVVLTNIRFESHCEHHMAPIIGKAHVAYLPDRRVVGISKLARLVDIFAKRLQIQEKMTVQIADTLQQVLLPKGVAVVIEASHECMTTRGIHKPGTSLVTSRMLGAFRDDPSTRREFMSIISQKHGE from the coding sequence ATGTCCTCAAAAGATCCAGTACCGGCGGCTAGCGCCTTGTCAGAACGTCCAAGCCGCGCCGAGGCGGAATCGGCGATCCGCACCCTGCTGCGCTGGGCCGGCGACGATCCTGACCGCGAAGGCCTGCTGGATACGCCGGCGCGCGTGGCGCGGGCTTATGAAGAATTTTTTGCCGGTTACAGCAAGGACCCGGTGGAAATCCTCTCGACCACTTTTTCGGAAGTCGAGGGCTACGACGAGATGGTGGTGCTGACCAATATCCGTTTCGAGAGCCATTGCGAACACCATATGGCGCCGATTATCGGCAAGGCCCACGTGGCTTACCTGCCGGACCGGCGCGTGGTCGGCATTTCGAAACTGGCGCGGCTGGTCGACATCTTCGCCAAGCGTTTGCAGATCCAGGAAAAAATGACGGTGCAGATTGCCGATACCTTGCAGCAGGTGCTGCTGCCGAAAGGCGTGGCGGTAGTGATCGAAGCGTCGCATGAATGCATGACCACGCGCGGCATCCACAAACCAGGCACCAGCCTGGTGACCAGCCGCATGCTGGGCGCGTTCCGCGACGATCCGTCGACGCGGCGCGAGTTCATGAGCATCATCAGCCAAAAGCACGGCGAATAA
- a CDS encoding DJ-1/PfpI family protein gives MSAKKILILAGDYVEDYELMVPFQALQMVGHQVDVVCPDKAAGAQVRTAIHDFEGDQTYSEKPGHNFTLNAAFSDVDVSRYDALLIPGGRAPEYLRLNPRVIEIVQQFHAADKPIAAVCHGPQLLAAAGVLEGKTCSAYSACAPEVKLAGGKYAEIDVTAAHRDGNLVTAPAWPAHPAWLALFLAALGTRIEL, from the coding sequence ATGAGCGCGAAAAAAATCCTGATCCTGGCCGGCGATTACGTCGAAGATTATGAATTGATGGTGCCGTTCCAGGCGCTGCAGATGGTCGGCCACCAGGTCGACGTGGTGTGCCCGGACAAAGCCGCCGGCGCCCAGGTCCGCACGGCCATCCACGATTTCGAAGGCGACCAGACTTATAGCGAAAAACCCGGCCACAACTTTACCTTGAACGCCGCATTCAGCGACGTCGACGTCAGCCGTTACGACGCCTTGCTGATCCCGGGCGGCCGCGCCCCCGAATATCTGCGCCTGAATCCGCGCGTGATCGAAATCGTCCAGCAATTCCACGCCGCCGACAAGCCGATTGCGGCAGTCTGCCACGGTCCGCAGCTGCTGGCGGCGGCCGGCGTGCTGGAAGGAAAAACCTGTTCCGCCTATTCGGCCTGCGCGCCGGAAGTCAAACTGGCCGGCGGCAAGTATGCGGAAATCGACGTCACCGCCGCCCATCGCGACGGCAACCTGGTGACGGCGCCGGCATGGCCGGCCCATCCGGCCTGGCTGGCGCTGTTCCTGGCTGCATTGGGAACCCGCATCGAGTTATGA
- a CDS encoding ribbon-helix-helix domain-containing protein: MCQIYAQADPILYESRARSVRIMGVITTIKLENLFWQTLAELAADNDLTTNQLIAKLHDEVTTHLGEASNFASFLRVTCLRYQSLKTDAELATTAATAATKISAAA, from the coding sequence ATGTGTCAGATTTATGCCCAGGCCGATCCCATCCTGTACGAATCGCGCGCCCGCTCGGTGCGCATCATGGGCGTCATCACCACCATCAAGCTGGAAAACCTGTTCTGGCAAACCCTGGCGGAACTGGCGGCAGACAACGATTTGACCACCAACCAGCTGATCGCCAAGCTGCACGATGAAGTCACCACGCACCTGGGCGAGGCCAGCAATTTCGCCTCTTTCCTGCGCGTCACCTGCCTGCGCTACCAGAGCCTGAAAACCGACGCCGAGCTTGCCACTACGGCAGCCACGGCGGCAACCAAGATCAGCGCTGCAGCTTAG
- the sugE gene encoding quaternary ammonium compound efflux SMR transporter SugE has protein sequence MAWIILVLAGIAEVIWAVGLKYSEGFTRNLPSLITCVGMAISIWLLAIAMRTLPLGTAYAVWTGIGAVGSFIAGIVLLGEAVSLARIASVSLIVLGLIGLKLSTAA, from the coding sequence ATGGCCTGGATCATTCTCGTACTCGCCGGCATAGCGGAAGTCATCTGGGCTGTCGGCCTCAAATATTCCGAAGGTTTTACGCGCAATTTGCCGTCGCTCATTACTTGTGTCGGCATGGCCATCAGCATCTGGCTGCTGGCGATCGCCATGCGCACCCTGCCGCTGGGCACCGCCTATGCAGTATGGACCGGGATCGGCGCGGTAGGATCGTTCATTGCCGGCATCGTGCTGCTGGGCGAGGCGGTCAGCCTGGCGCGCATCGCCAGCGTGAGCCTGATCGTGCTGGGGCTGATCGGCTTGAAACTGTCGACAGCTGCCTAA
- a CDS encoding YnfA family protein — MTKTFALFLLTAIAELLGCYLPMLWLNNKGSAWLLLPAAISLTAFVWLLSLHPAASGRVYAAYGAVYIATAIFWLWSVDGIAPRWTDLLGAGLALSGAAVIALGARA, encoded by the coding sequence ATGACAAAAACCTTTGCCCTGTTCCTCCTGACCGCCATCGCCGAGCTGCTCGGCTGCTATCTACCGATGTTATGGCTCAACAACAAAGGCTCGGCATGGCTGTTGCTGCCGGCGGCCATCAGCCTGACCGCCTTCGTCTGGCTGCTAAGCTTGCATCCGGCTGCCAGCGGCCGCGTGTATGCGGCCTACGGCGCGGTGTATATCGCCACGGCGATTTTCTGGCTGTGGAGCGTCGATGGCATTGCCCCGCGCTGGACCGATCTGCTGGGAGCAGGGTTGGCATTGTCGGGCGCGGCGGTGATCGCCTTGGGCGCGCGCGCCTGA
- a CDS encoding sodium:calcium antiporter — protein sequence MILSFALLLGSAVVIYLSCEYFVNSIEWVGRRLGIAQSAVGTVLAAFGTALPESVVTFVAVVFGRDAAHREIGVGAALGGPLVLATIAYAVVGLMFILNRKKLGSILLSASAAQRLSRDQAWFIGIFVVKVGLGLVAFVIKPWLGAFFLLAYGVYIWGEMRKEEDADAEIHELEPLKFRPHDPQPVLGWALLQTLVALVVIFLSSQLFVHQLGEISPWLGISPQLTALLLSPIATELPEILNAVIWVRQGKQTLALSNISGAMMIQATIPTALVLIFTPWMLSPALIWAAAVTMISMFGLYALLRKGMLSGGILALFGLLYVVFAAGLGWIGVH from the coding sequence ATGATACTCAGCTTCGCTCTATTGCTCGGCTCGGCCGTGGTGATCTATCTTTCCTGTGAATATTTCGTCAACAGCATCGAATGGGTCGGACGCCGGCTCGGCATCGCGCAAAGTGCGGTAGGCACAGTGCTGGCGGCGTTCGGCACGGCCTTGCCGGAAAGCGTGGTGACGTTTGTCGCCGTGGTGTTCGGGCGCGATGCGGCGCACCGGGAAATCGGCGTCGGCGCGGCGCTGGGCGGACCGCTGGTGCTGGCGACCATCGCGTATGCGGTGGTGGGCCTGATGTTCATCCTGAACCGCAAGAAGCTCGGCAGCATCCTGCTGTCGGCCAGCGCCGCGCAGCGGTTGAGCCGGGACCAGGCCTGGTTCATCGGGATTTTCGTGGTCAAGGTCGGCCTCGGGCTGGTGGCGTTTGTGATCAAGCCTTGGCTGGGCGCTTTTTTCCTGCTGGCCTACGGTGTGTATATCTGGGGCGAGATGCGCAAGGAAGAGGATGCCGACGCCGAGATACACGAGCTGGAACCGCTCAAGTTCCGTCCTCACGATCCGCAGCCGGTGCTGGGCTGGGCATTGCTGCAGACGCTGGTGGCGCTAGTGGTGATTTTCCTCAGCTCGCAGTTGTTCGTGCATCAGCTCGGCGAAATTTCTCCCTGGCTCGGCATCTCGCCGCAGCTGACTGCCTTGCTGCTGAGCCCGATTGCGACTGAACTGCCGGAAATCCTGAATGCCGTGATCTGGGTCCGGCAGGGCAAGCAGACCCTGGCCTTGAGTAATATCAGCGGGGCGATGATGATCCAGGCCACCATCCCGACCGCACTGGTGCTGATTTTTACGCCGTGGATGCTGAGTCCCGCATTGATCTGGGCCGCCGCCGTCACCATGATCTCGATGTTCGGCCTGTACGCTTTGCTGCGCAAGGGCATGCTGAGCGGCGGCATCCTGGCGCTGTTCGGTCTGCTGTATGTGGTGTTTGCCGCTGGCCTGGGATGGATCGGCGTGCACTAG
- the lpxO gene encoding lipid A hydroxylase LpxO — MKWAVVSIFILSVLYVHFRGKARLPFFRQLFDHSSIMAPLNIFMYMFSKVPTNTPYLPTSTFADLKILEDNWETIRDEAKGLIGLEKIRAAEKNDDAGFNSFFKAGWKRFYLKWYDASHPSAEQFCPKTVALLRRTPSVKAAMFAELAPGGTLNPHRDPFAGSLRYHLGLVTPNDDRCFIEVNQQRYSWRDGQGVVFDETFIHWAQNGCDSNRIIIFCDIERPMRYRWAQAINRWLGRHMMSAAASPNETGDETGGINKLFRFVWAAGQYRRALKKFSKPLYMCIKFGLIIGVVLAIIYL, encoded by the coding sequence ATGAAATGGGCAGTAGTCAGTATTTTTATTCTGTCGGTGTTGTACGTCCACTTTCGCGGCAAGGCGCGCCTGCCGTTTTTTCGGCAACTGTTCGACCATTCGTCGATCATGGCCCCGCTCAACATCTTCATGTACATGTTTTCCAAAGTGCCGACCAACACGCCCTACCTGCCGACCAGCACCTTCGCCGACCTGAAGATCCTGGAAGACAACTGGGAAACCATACGCGATGAAGCCAAGGGCCTGATCGGCCTGGAAAAAATCCGCGCCGCGGAAAAGAACGACGACGCCGGCTTCAACTCCTTCTTCAAGGCCGGCTGGAAACGCTTCTACCTGAAATGGTACGACGCCAGCCATCCCTCGGCTGAGCAGTTCTGTCCCAAGACCGTGGCCCTGCTGCGCCGCACGCCGAGCGTCAAGGCCGCGATGTTTGCCGAACTCGCGCCCGGCGGCACCCTCAACCCGCACCGCGATCCGTTCGCCGGTTCGCTGCGCTACCACCTGGGCCTGGTCACGCCCAACGACGACCGCTGCTTCATCGAAGTCAACCAGCAGCGCTACAGCTGGCGCGACGGCCAGGGCGTGGTGTTCGACGAAACCTTCATCCACTGGGCGCAGAACGGCTGCGACAGTAACCGCATCATCATCTTTTGCGATATCGAACGACCGATGCGCTACCGCTGGGCGCAGGCGATCAACCGCTGGCTGGGACGCCACATGATGAGCGCGGCGGCGTCGCCCAACGAAACCGGCGACGAAACCGGCGGCATCAACAAGCTGTTCCGTTTTGTCTGGGCCGCTGGCCAATACCGGCGCGCACTGAAAAAATTCAGCAAACCGCTGTACATGTGCATCAAGTTCGGCCTGATTATCGGCGTGGTGCTGGCCATCATTTATCTCTGA
- a CDS encoding purine-nucleoside phosphorylase, translating into MMTRSLIATAVLSLAACATGPSFAQDRGSDGLAESNAQNRPVKVMIITMFGPEGQAWLDRLGPWKTVAVPGLSPDYPNVNCNKQDVCVITTGMGYANASASIMALTFSSRFDLRHTYFLISGIAGVDPARGTVGSAAWAKYLVDFGIQWEIDAREIPAGWKTGYLGINTKSPTEKPPLDYRNEVFQLNPKLADAAFALSRNAVLADSAQAQVARSKFSYAPANQPPSVVQCDIASGNTWWSGTLLGERAREWTKILTDNKGVYCMTAQEDNATFEALKRASSIKRVDLNRVAALRTGSDFDRPYQGQTSADNLLNYADQGGFVPATENLYRAGNPLVQDIVTHWGEWRDGVPHR; encoded by the coding sequence ATGATGACTCGTTCGCTGATTGCCACAGCCGTCCTATCACTCGCCGCCTGCGCCACCGGTCCGTCGTTCGCACAGGACAGAGGCAGCGACGGCCTCGCCGAATCGAATGCGCAGAACCGTCCGGTCAAGGTCATGATCATCACCATGTTCGGCCCTGAAGGTCAGGCCTGGCTGGACCGCCTCGGCCCCTGGAAAACCGTTGCGGTGCCGGGCCTGTCGCCCGACTATCCGAACGTTAACTGCAACAAGCAGGATGTCTGCGTGATCACCACCGGCATGGGCTACGCCAATGCCTCGGCATCGATCATGGCGCTGACGTTCTCGTCGCGCTTCGACCTGCGCCACACCTACTTCCTGATCTCCGGCATTGCCGGCGTCGATCCAGCACGCGGCACCGTCGGTTCGGCGGCCTGGGCCAAATACCTGGTCGATTTCGGCATCCAGTGGGAAATCGATGCGCGCGAAATCCCGGCCGGCTGGAAGACCGGCTATCTCGGCATCAACACCAAGAGCCCCACCGAAAAACCGCCGCTCGACTATCGCAACGAAGTATTCCAGCTGAATCCGAAACTGGCCGACGCCGCGTTTGCCTTGTCGCGCAATGCCGTGCTGGCCGACAGCGCGCAGGCGCAGGTAGCGCGCTCCAAGTTCAGTTATGCACCGGCCAACCAGCCGCCGTCGGTAGTCCAGTGCGACATCGCTTCCGGCAACACCTGGTGGTCAGGCACCCTGCTGGGCGAACGCGCGCGCGAATGGACCAAGATCCTGACCGACAACAAGGGCGTGTATTGCATGACGGCGCAGGAAGACAATGCCACTTTTGAGGCGTTGAAGCGCGCGTCGAGCATCAAGCGCGTAGACCTGAATCGCGTGGCGGCCCTGCGCACCGGGTCGGATTTTGACCGGCCTTACCAGGGACAGACCAGCGCCGACAACCTGCTCAACTATGCGGACCAGGGCGGTTTCGTGCCGGCCACCGAGAACTTGTATCGGGCGGGGAATCCGTTGGTGCAGGATATCGTCACGCATTGGGGCGAGTGGCGGGATGGTGTGCCGCATCGGTGA
- a CDS encoding type II toxin-antitoxin system HicA family toxin translates to MNSTHIIRQLKAAGWKHVSTRGSHHKYRHPVTGKSVIVPHPKKDLALGTAESILKLAGLK, encoded by the coding sequence ATGAACAGCACACACATCATCAGGCAACTGAAAGCGGCCGGCTGGAAGCATGTTTCCACCCGTGGCAGCCACCACAAATACCGTCATCCCGTCACCGGAAAATCGGTAATTGTTCCGCATCCGAAGAAAGACCTGGCCCTGGGAACCGCCGAGAGCATCCTGAAACTCGCTGGACTGAAATGA
- a CDS encoding type II toxin-antitoxin system HicB family antitoxin: MLYPLYVWKDKDSAYGARFPDLPGVFTAADELNDLPAMAQEAAETMYEGEAHIPEASSIEKWRDMADYAGGFWMLVNIDRSKINTKPVRLNISLPENLLRDIDAFAKSHQLTRSGFLAQAALKAMAQ, encoded by the coding sequence ATGTTATATCCGCTTTATGTATGGAAGGACAAAGACAGCGCTTATGGCGCCCGCTTCCCGGATCTGCCGGGCGTGTTTACCGCCGCCGACGAATTGAACGATCTTCCGGCAATGGCGCAGGAAGCTGCTGAAACCATGTATGAGGGTGAAGCGCATATTCCCGAGGCGTCATCCATCGAGAAATGGAGGGATATGGCGGACTACGCTGGCGGTTTCTGGATGCTGGTCAATATCGATCGCTCGAAAATCAACACCAAGCCTGTGCGGCTCAACATCTCCTTACCGGAAAACCTTTTACGCGACATCGATGCATTCGCCAAATCGCATCAGTTGACCCGATCCGGATTCCTGGCCCAAGCCGCGCTGAAAGCAATGGCCCAATAA
- a CDS encoding Hcp family type VI secretion system effector — protein MAIDVYLQIDGIKGESTDDIHKDWIECKSVQWEVLQPKSATASTAGGHTAERCEHKDIVITKLADLASPLLLQNCSSGKTIPKAKFEFLRADGKGERIRYFEIELENLLISDVAPSVTEGSVLSETVSLKYSKVKWKYTQQKIAGGSGGNTSGGWDLSTNKVA, from the coding sequence ATGGCAATCGACGTATATCTGCAAATCGACGGCATCAAAGGGGAATCCACCGACGACATCCATAAGGACTGGATCGAGTGCAAATCGGTGCAATGGGAAGTGCTGCAGCCGAAATCGGCCACTGCATCCACCGCGGGCGGCCATACCGCCGAGCGTTGCGAGCACAAGGATATCGTGATCACCAAGCTGGCCGACCTGGCTTCGCCGCTGCTGCTGCAAAACTGCTCGTCGGGCAAGACTATTCCAAAAGCGAAATTCGAATTCCTGCGCGCCGACGGCAAGGGCGAACGAATCCGCTATTTCGAGATCGAGCTGGAAAACCTGCTGATTTCCGATGTCGCGCCGTCCGTCACGGAAGGCAGTGTGCTGAGCGAAACCGTCAGCCTGAAGTACTCCAAGGTCAAATGGAAATATACCCAGCAAAAAATCGCCGGCGGCTCGGGCGGCAACACTTCGGGCGGCTGGGATCTGTCGACCAACAAGGTCGCGTAA